The genomic interval CGCCTACTGTCACAACGCGATCACCTTTTTTGAGATTTTCGAGCATCTGTTTATGACTCTTTGCTTTCTTCTGCTGGGGAAGGATGAGCAAGAAATAAAAGACGATAAAAATCAATCCAAAGGGGATAAGTGTCGCAAGCATACTCCCTTCGGACCCTCCTGCAGCAGGAACGGCCTGAGCATAAGCCACCGAACTAAACATAGACTCTCCTTTTATGATAAACAAGCCACAGTTTTTTTCTCTTTGACTAATGGCCCGTCTGGATGGTTACACTGTTTCGAAGATGGTAAAACTCTCTGCAAAACGTATCCAAGTTATTATTGTTGATGGATTGCCGAATCTCTTTCATCAGATCTAAATAATAAGAAAGATTATGAATCGTATTGAGATGAATTCCCAAAATCTCATTTGACATGAAGAGATGCCTCAAATACGCCCGGGTGAAGTTCCTGCAAGTATAACACCGGCAAAGCGCATCGACCGGATCGGAATCGGACGCATACCTGGCATTTCTGATGGCAATTTCTCCAAAGTGGGTAAAGAGCTCTCCGGTTCTGGCATGCCGGGTAGGCAATGTGCAATCGAAGAGATCCACCCCCTGCAGAACTCCCTGAACGAGATCTTCCGGGGTTCCGATTCCCATGACGTATCGTGGTTTCTTCTCCGGAAACAACGGTAGAATCGCTTCCATCGTTTCATACATGAGTGGTTTGGGTTCCCCCACCGACATGCCTCCCAGCGCGTAAGCAGAAAAATTGAGTTCGATGAGCTGTTGAAGGCTTCTTTCCCGAAGCACAGGGTAGAAACCCCCTTGAACAATCCCGACCAGTGTCATTTCTTCTCTTTTTTTTTGGGCAGTTTGGCAACGCGAAGCCCAGCGGGTCGTCCGACTGAGAGAATCCTCGGTCTCCCGGAATGAAGCGGGATATGGGAGGCATTCATCGAGAACCATCATAAAGTCACTTCCGAGATTTTCCTGTACCTCGATTGCGAACTCCGGAGAAAAGAAATGGGATGATCCATCCAGGTGGGACTTGAATTGAACACCTTCTTCGGATATTTTTGAGAGCTGGCCTAAGCTAAATATCTGGAACCCTCCGCTGTCAGTCAAGATCGGTTTCGACCAGGACATAAAGGAATGTAGTCCCCCCAGTTGCACAATGGCCTTGTCTCCGGGCCTCAAAAAAAGGTGATAGGTATTTCCGAGAATAATCTCTGTGCCGACTTCATCGAGATCCCGGGGTGACATTGATTTTACAGAACCATGCGTTCCGACCGGCATAAATACCGGTGTCCGAATCTCTCCATGCGGGGTAGTCAATAATCCCGTTCTGGCTTTCGAAGAAGAATCCTTTTTGAGTATCTGAAAGTCCAACTCTACATTTTCTCCGGCGTATGAACTCCAAGAACTTCCAATCCGTTGGCCAGCACGATCTTGATTGCCTGGGTCAGCACTAGGCGGCTACGCGTCAATGGGATATCATCTGACAGGATTCGGTTCTTATAATAATACTGATGAAGGGATCCGGCAAGATCCTGAAGATAGTAAGCAAGCCGGTGCGGTTCCAGTGCCCCGACAGAATCTTGAACCACCTGAGGATACAAAGCGAGCTGTTTCATCAAGGCAAGTTCCTGATCCAGAGTTAATAAATTCAGATCCGCTCCATCCTCATTGCAATCTGTTTTTTGATTTTCAGCATTTCTTAAAACGGAACAAAGTCTTGCATAGGCATACTGAACATAAAAGACCGGGTTCTCATTCGACTCCTTCTTGGCAAGCTCGAGATCAAAATCGAGCGTAATATCCGTTCCCCGGGTCAGAAAGAAGAATCGGGTTGCGTCCGGACCGACTTCGTCAATCACCTCCCGAAGAGTCACATATTCTCCTGATCTCTTGGACATGGCGACGGGCTTTCCTTCTCTCACCAGATTGACCAATTGAATCAACAGAATGTCCAGTTTTTTCGGATCGTATCCAAGCGCCTTTATGGCCGCTTTGACGCGATTGATATACCCATGGTGATCGGCTCCCCAGATATTGATCATCCGGTCATATCCACGCTTGAATTTATGATAATGGTAAGCAATATCGGACGCGTAATAGGTCTTTTCTCCGTTCTTCTTGATGACAATCCGGTCCTTGTCATCGCCAAGTCGAAGGGTAGCAAACCACGTGGCTCCATCCGATTCATATAAGAATCCATTTGTTTTCAAGGTTTCGAGCGTTTCTGACACAAGGTTTGAATCGTACAGCTCTTTTTCAGAAAACCAGTCGGTAAACCGGATATCGAGCCGGTCCAGATCTTTTTTGATCTCTTCCAGAATAATGGATTTGGCAAATTGTGTGAAGAAAGGAACCATTTCGGTTTCGTTTGCGGGGAGTGAAATGTTTTTCGAAATGATTTCCCGCGCAATTTCCGTCACGTATTCACCGAGATATCCTTCAGCTGGAATTTCCGAGTTCTCGCCTTGTAATTGCCGGTATCTGGCCCAGGTCGATTGTCCCAGAAGCTCCACCTGTTTTCCGACGTCATTGATATAATATTCACATTGCACATCATGACCGGTCATTTTGAAAAGCTTGGCCAGAGAATCTCCCACGACCGCTCCGCGCCCATGACCGACATGGAGTGGCCCCGTGGGATTCGCGCTGACAAATTCGATCTGCACTTTTATCCCATTTCCACCCTCGGACCAGCCATACTTATTTTGTTTTTGAATAATCTCCCGCAGTTTATCGTGCCAGTAACTGATTTTTAATGTAATATTGAGATACCCCGCACCCGCAATCTCGATTTTTTCTATCAGAGGGTGTCCGGCTAATAGATTGAATAGTTTCTCCGCGATTTTCCGGGGAGACTGGCGGGTCATTGCACCGATCGCCATGGCGACCGGCGTCGCGTAGTCTCCCTGGCTTGCTTTTTTGGGAACTTCCAGTAAGACCGGCGGAAGCTCTTTAAGCTGAAACTCTTCTTGTAGAGCACTGACCCCTTTTTCGATCATCATTTTGAGTTCGTTCTTCATAGGGTTAGAGGCAGGTTAAAACGACAAATAAATGGTTTAGTATAGTGATTTTAACAGAAAAGTCAAATCTGAAATGAAGAAAAAAGAAGAAAAAACAACAAGATCGAATCAATTACGTCATCAAACTATCTACGTTGCAAATCACTTTAAAATTCAAGCGCATTTCCATCGTTCTATTTACCTGCCAACACTTTAACTGCTATTAAACAATTCATAAGTCAAAAATCTTCTTTAAGATCTTTGAAATTGCCTGAATCATTCCACATGGAGAGGAATTTTTCTTTCGCTTTCTTTGTATTTAGAGAATCCGTAATAATATCAAGTCGTTCGTCATTCAGATGATCGGCCGTCCAGGTTTGATTGAAAGAACCTGATGTGTTGGCGTGTTCGTCGATGACCGATTGTTTAATATGCATTAATCCGTCGTGACGGTTTACTTTTACAGGGATCTCTGCTTCGAGGAGCGCTTTAACTGCACGATGGGTATTTTTGTTTTCAAGCTCGCCGGCATCCGTAATCACTCGGACATCAATCCCCTTCTTCTTAGCCTTAATTAACGTTTTGATAATCGGCCAGGAGGTCATATTAAAACAAGCGACATAAATGGATTTTTCGGCAGTTTGATAAAGGGAAATCATTTTATCCTGAAGATGTTCTTCAGGACCGTAATAGCTTTGAATATCGCCCGCTAGACCAATTTCGGGTAGCAATAGGACAAAGAAGAGGAGCAGACAACTTATTCTAGAAAACTGGGGAAGGAAACGTTTGAATTCGATTGAATCCATCAAGAGAATAAGATGTCAGAATCGAGTTCTTTTTTGCCGAGAGGTCCAAGCGTCGTTAATGAAAATCGGGTGGCATCGAAAACCTGATTCGCGATTTGAAACACCGACTCTTTCGTGACCGTCTCGATATCATTCAAGACCTCTTCCATGCTGAAAAATCTCCCAAAAGAGAGCTCGTCCTTTGCCAATTGTCCCATTCTGCTGCTGGTGCTCTCCATTCCAAGCATCATGCTCCCTTTCAAATGATCCTTCGCTTTTCGCAATTCTTTTGAACTTAAACCTTCATTTCTTAATTTCTTAAGTTCTTTTAGAATAATCTGAATCACTTGACGCGCACTCTTGACGCTCGTTCCGGCATAAACGGTAAAGAGCCCGGTATCCTGAAAGAACGAAGGATAAGAATAAATTGAGTAAACCAGGCCTCTTTCTTCCCGGACCTCCTGGAACAGACGCGAGCTGACGCTTCCCCCGAGTACCGTATTTAAGATATGAAGGGGATGCCGGTTCTTATCGGTCTGGGAAACTCCGGGAATTCCGAGACAGAGATGGAGCTGTTCCAGATTTTTTCTTTTACAGAAAACTCCCGTCTCCATTTGGGGAGCTATCCTCTCGGGAATAAATCGTTTCCGGTTATGATACTTTCCGAATGCCCGGTTCAGACTTTTAAACAGAACGGTGGAATTAAAATTTCCGGCAATAGAAATGACAATTTGGGTTGGGTGATAATATTTTTGCAAAAAATACAGGATATCTTCCCGTTTTAATGAAGAGACGGTATCAAGGGTCCCCAGAATCGATCGTCCGAGGGGGTTTTTTTTCCAGACCTGTTCAAGGTAAAAGTCGTTGAGAAGCTCTTCCGGATCATCTTCGACCATTTTAATCTCTTCAAGGATGACCTTTTTTTCTTTTTTAATTTCTGCGGGATCAAAAACGGAATGATGAAATACATCCGCAAGAATTTCAATTGCTTTGGGAAGGTGATCATCCAGAACCTTCGTATAAAAGGTTGTCGATTCCCTCGTGGTGAAGGCGTTCATTTCTCCACCGAGAGAATCCATCACCTGAGCAAGTTCTTTAGCCGACTTTCTCTGCGTCCCCTTAAAAAACATATGCTCCAGAAAGTGAGAAAGCCCATGTTCGCTCCCTTCTTCGTCTCTGGATCCGACGTTGACCCATATCCCAATGGACACAGATTTGACCGACGGGATCCTTTCCGTCACAATACGGATCCCGTTATCTAAGATCACCTTTTTAAACATAAAAGCCTTTTATTGGAAAGATGCAGAAGATCGTATCAGTTTGCTTCTTTGTTTTCAGGCGCGGTCATCGCCTCCTTCCGGCTTAATCGGATTTTTCCCTGCTTGTCAATTTCCAGGACTTTGACCAGGATCTCTTCCCCTTCTTTGACTTCATCGGAAACATTTTTGACCCGGTGATGTGCGAGCTGGGATACATGTACCAGACCATCGACTGTGGGAAGTATCGTCACAAACGCTCCGAAATCCATAATCTTGCTCACTTTTCCGAGGTAGATCTTTCCCACTTCCACTTCTTCGGTAATCTTATTGATGATTTCGATTGCCGCTTTTGCAGAAGCGTCATCGCTTGACGCGATCGCAATCGTCCCGTCGTCCTCGATATCGATCTTTACACCCGTTCGTTCAATAATACTCCGGATCATTTTTCCGCCAGGACCAATGACCTCGCGAACTTTCTCCGGCTTGATTTTAATTCGAATGATTTTAGGGGCATAGATCGAACACTCTTTTTTCGGTTCCGCAAGGGTATTTTGCATTTTTTCAAGAATGTGGAGTCTCCCTATGCGGGCCTGTTCGAGCGCCCGGGAAAGGGTGGCACTATCCAGTCCGTCAATTTTAATATCCATCTGAATCGCCGTCACGCCATTGCGCGTACCGGCAACTTTAAAATCCATATCGCCGAGATGATCTTCCTGGCCCAGGATGTCTGACAAGATCAAGGTCTGGTTTCCCTCTTTAATCAATCCCATGGCAATTCCTGCAACCGGCGCTTTAATCGGCACGCCGGCATCCATTAAGGCAAGCGTTCCGCCGCAGACTGTCGCCATGGATGACGAACCATTTGATTCCAATATATCCGAAACAATCCGGATCGTGTAAGGAAAGGTTTCTTTAGGAGGAAGGATGGCTCTCAATGCCCTTTCAGCCAATGCGCCATGTCCGATCTCCCTGCGACCTGGCCCTCTCATCGCCCTGACTTCCCCGACGCTAAATCCTGGAAAATTATAATGAAGCATGAAACTCTTTGTCGTAGCCCCTTCTAACCCGTCGATTTTCTGTTCATCATCGGAGGTTCCCAGAGTCACAACGGCCAGACTCTGAGTCTCTCCCCGCGTGAAAAGTGCTGAACCGTGAGTTCTTGGCAATACGGAAACTTCTGAGGTGATGGGCCGGATATCCGCGGTACCTCTTCCGTCTGAACGGATTCCCTTTTCGATCACACCTTTCCTCACAACCTCTTTCTCA from Nitrospirota bacterium carries:
- the yajC gene encoding preprotein translocase subunit YajC; the protein is MFSSVAYAQAVPAAGGSEGSMLATLIPFGLIFIVFYFLLILPQQKKAKSHKQMLENLKKGDRVVTVGGVIGSVTSINQDVVTLQIADNVKIKVIREGVTGLRKAEEEGEKGS
- the tgt gene encoding tRNA guanosine(34) transglycosylase Tgt, which produces MGSSWSSYAGENVELDFQILKKDSSSKARTGLLTTPHGEIRTPVFMPVGTHGSVKSMSPRDLDEVGTEIILGNTYHLFLRPGDKAIVQLGGLHSFMSWSKPILTDSGGFQIFSLGQLSKISEEGVQFKSHLDGSSHFFSPEFAIEVQENLGSDFMMVLDECLPYPASFRETEDSLSRTTRWASRCQTAQKKREEMTLVGIVQGGFYPVLRERSLQQLIELNFSAYALGGMSVGEPKPLMYETMEAILPLFPEKKPRYVMGIGTPEDLVQGVLQGVDLFDCTLPTRHARTGELFTHFGEIAIRNARYASDSDPVDALCRCYTCRNFTRAYLRHLFMSNEILGIHLNTIHNLSYYLDLMKEIRQSINNNNLDTFCREFYHLRNSVTIQTGH
- a CDS encoding arginine--tRNA ligase, which codes for MKNELKMMIEKGVSALQEEFQLKELPPVLLEVPKKASQGDYATPVAMAIGAMTRQSPRKIAEKLFNLLAGHPLIEKIEIAGAGYLNITLKISYWHDKLREIIQKQNKYGWSEGGNGIKVQIEFVSANPTGPLHVGHGRGAVVGDSLAKLFKMTGHDVQCEYYINDVGKQVELLGQSTWARYRQLQGENSEIPAEGYLGEYVTEIAREIISKNISLPANETEMVPFFTQFAKSIILEEIKKDLDRLDIRFTDWFSEKELYDSNLVSETLETLKTNGFLYESDGATWFATLRLGDDKDRIVIKKNGEKTYYASDIAYHYHKFKRGYDRMINIWGADHHGYINRVKAAIKALGYDPKKLDILLIQLVNLVREGKPVAMSKRSGEYVTLREVIDEVGPDATRFFFLTRGTDITLDFDLELAKKESNENPVFYVQYAYARLCSVLRNAENQKTDCNEDGADLNLLTLDQELALMKQLALYPQVVQDSVGALEPHRLAYYLQDLAGSLHQYYYKNRILSDDIPLTRSRLVLTQAIKIVLANGLEVLGVHTPEKM
- a CDS encoding insulinase family protein, whose amino-acid sequence is MFKKVILDNGIRIVTERIPSVKSVSIGIWVNVGSRDEEGSEHGLSHFLEHMFFKGTQRKSAKELAQVMDSLGGEMNAFTTRESTTFYTKVLDDHLPKAIEILADVFHHSVFDPAEIKKEKKVILEEIKMVEDDPEELLNDFYLEQVWKKNPLGRSILGTLDTVSSLKREDILYFLQKYYHPTQIVISIAGNFNSTVLFKSLNRAFGKYHNRKRFIPERIAPQMETGVFCKRKNLEQLHLCLGIPGVSQTDKNRHPLHILNTVLGGSVSSRLFQEVREERGLVYSIYSYPSFFQDTGLFTVYAGTSVKSARQVIQIILKELKKLRNEGLSSKELRKAKDHLKGSMMLGMESTSSRMGQLAKDELSFGRFFSMEEVLNDIETVTKESVFQIANQVFDATRFSLTTLGPLGKKELDSDILFS
- the pnp gene encoding polyribonucleotide nucleotidyltransferase, translated to MLHKVEMMLAGKKLILETGVWARLADGAVKAQYGDTVILVTAVASKMSKPGIDFLPLTVDYQEKAYAAGKIPGGFFKREGKSSEKEILNSRLIDRPLRPLFPSSFFNDIHVVASVLSADQSGSTDFLGIIGASAALMISDIPFYSSVAAVRVSRMNGELVINLDATESDKSDLNMIVAATEDAVMMVEGGAQELSEEQILKAIDLAHREIRKIIALQKELQAKAGKPKQKLISIEIHAELRSQVDKAVRTKIEEAVQIAEKSQRQEALNAIRENIQEELKSENGDPDRQRDINVVFHEIEKEVVRKGVIEKGIRSDGRGTADIRPITSEVSVLPRTHGSALFTRGETQSLAVVTLGTSDDEQKIDGLEGATTKSFMLHYNFPGFSVGEVRAMRGPGRREIGHGALAERALRAILPPKETFPYTIRIVSDILESNGSSSMATVCGGTLALMDAGVPIKAPVAGIAMGLIKEGNQTLILSDILGQEDHLGDMDFKVAGTRNGVTAIQMDIKIDGLDSATLSRALEQARIGRLHILEKMQNTLAEPKKECSIYAPKIIRIKIKPEKVREVIGPGGKMIRSIIERTGVKIDIEDDGTIAIASSDDASAKAAIEIINKITEEVEVGKIYLGKVSKIMDFGAFVTILPTVDGLVHVSQLAHHRVKNVSDEVKEGEEILVKVLEIDKQGKIRLSRKEAMTAPENKEAN